ttcttttgtaatTTGGGGAGTTAATTTTCTAAAATTGCTGGCTGACtgcaaacaagacagctgcagcagcattatcctgcctgtgttccacagcaccgcatagaataggcatgctcctctcatgctggagagaagaggcatgcatcatgactagcatccaggttgactagtagccatgaatacccctctcctccatgaacatgtccactccccgcttaaaaccttccaagttggcagccatcaccacatcctgaggcagggagttccagcattTAACTATGTTTGTTTTATTCTATCTCACCCTCTtgcccagtgtatttttaaattgcCCCTCTTCTCCACTGCACCTGGGCTTCCCTGTtatctggctccacctcctgtggcggcaattttgtggttggctccacctcctgcggcagccattttgtggctgcgcccaccacccagtgtcaggattccaaaagtgcccactggTTGAAAATGTCTGGGAACCCCTGGTTAGGAAAACAAACACTCTGGGGAATGAAGCACAAGGAGAATGGACCTCTTTTATGTCAGCTTAACTCAAACAGATTCTCCTTTGCCAACTTTGATGGGGAATATATACTGCATTGGAGACTATTGCgccagttaagaacataagaaaggccctgctggataagaccaaggcccatcaagtccagcagtctgttcacacagtggccaaccaggtgcctctgggaagcccccaaacaatacgagagcagcagcaccatcatgcctgtgttccacagcacccaaaataataggcatgctcctctgatactagagagataggtatgcagcatgactagtatccattctaactaatagccatgaatacccctctcctccataaacatgtctactcccctcttaaagccctccaagctggcagccatcaccacatcctggggcagggagttccacaatttaactatgcgttgtgtgaaaaaatacttccttttatctgttttgaatctctcaccctccagctttagcagatgaccctgtgttctagtattatgggagagggagaagaccAGTTTTTGCAGGTTGCCTTCCATGTTTGACTTCCAATGCTTTTCCAGTATTGCCCGATACGTGAAGCAGTTGAGTGATCAGGGAGTGTCCAGGCATGCCGCAGCAGCTGGGACTGCATGCCTCCCAGAACCCGACATGCAACAACATTTGATAACATCTTATCTGCTCGTTTGTTCGATAAGCTTTGCACTTATTCACAAACAACTCCCCCATCCTCAAACCCCCAGTCAAATTTCAAAGTCAAATGCAAAAGAAATCTGAAATCcaatcggggtgtgtgtgtgtcaatattTAGCATCAAAAGGAAAACTCActggattattttaaaaaataatgatccCTCCAGTCTTCTGCACCCACCAACCCCCCAAGCcattcccaggctctgcccaatCTCTGGCTCTCCTTTCTGTGATCCCCTCCCAGCAGTCACCTTGAAAGCGATGGTCTCGTAGGGCTCGGCCGCCATCAGGAGGTATTGCCAGCGCCGGTCCGGGGGCTCGATCCTCTGCTCGTACGCCGACATGAAGCGATGCCTGGGCATAATGCTCTCGGCAATCTCTGGATAGTCGATCTGCAGAGGGGCAGAAGCAGCAggcaagaggagggggtgggTCTCTAGTTGATTAAGTTAATTGGGTATTTAGATCCCACTGTGCCTCCCTGAcaggaaccaaagtggcttacgacgaagattccccctcttccattgtatcctcacaacaaccctgcaaggcaggttaggctgagagtctgccactgggccaaggtcacccagtggacatccatggcagtgtggggatttgaagctgggattcccagatcctaatcgGATACTCTAACCCTGGCATGTCAAACataagaggagggcaacaaagatggtgaggggtctggagaccaagacctatgaggaaagcttgaaggagctggggatgtttagcctggagaggagaagactgggaggggataaaataaccatcttcaagtacttgaagggctgtcatatggaggggggtgccgagttgttttctgttgctccagaaggtcggaccagaagcaatgggatgaaattaaatcagaagagtttccatctagacattaggaagaacttttgaacagtcagagcagttcctcagtggaacaggcttccttgggaggtggtgagctcttcttccctggaggttttgaagcagaggctagatggccatctgtcagcaatgctgtttctgtgaccttaggcagatgatgagagggagggtatcttctccatcttctgggcatggagtgggggtcacactgggggtgtgggggggaggtagttgtgaatttcctgcattatgcagggggttggactagatgaccctggtagtcccttccaactctatgattctatgggggagaggctgtggctcagtggtagagcatctgcttggcatgcagaaggtcccaggttcaatccccagcatctccagttaaagggactaggcaagcaggtgatgggaaagacctctgcctgagaccctggagggccgctgccggtcttagacgacaatactgactttgatggtctgattcggtataaggcagcttcatgtgtatgactTCTATAAGGCCCGCGGGtcggatccaaccccttgagagctcttatccagcccacgagccagccaaggcagccacacaccccataACAAGACAAATGCAAACAGTAGTTTACAGTTCTGAAGACAAATACAAACGTTACTATAGTTTGTAGTTTTTACAAAAACTACAAACAATAGCAACATTTGTTTCTTTAGAACATTTATTAGCTTCCTTTCTACCTTAGAGgaacaaggcagcttacaacataaataacaaaataccaaaacaaaaacaaaaaaaccccactagtTTAAAATCAGGTAATTTAAAACTGCCAGCAGCCAGAACTAATCAAATGCCatcatgaataaaactgtctccAGCTGCCGCCTAAATATCAAGAGTGAGCGGGCCAGGCACGCCTACCTGGGAAGTTGTCCCTtaactgtggggctgccactgtcTAATGTGCCTGCCAGATGATCTTCcccgggtgatggggaagagGGCATCTCCCTCTGATCCTAGTTCCTGGGCAGGACTGAATTTGCATTTTTCTAAACATCTGCACCATTTGATGGTTTTTCTGTGCCTGGCAGCCTGACACCGTAAGCAACGTTGGAGTCTGCACTGACCGGAGAAGAGCAGGTGAGAAGCCCCACGGTGAATCAAATACCTGGAAGAGAAGACTCTGCTGGCATGTCTCTGGATCCCTCTGTTTGGTCACTGAAAGGACAGGAAAGAAAGGCTGTGAAGGGAAGAACAACCCTGGGGTACCCGGCACTCACCATAAGGAGAGCTTCTGCATAAAACCCAACTCCCTGAGAATTTAAActttcaaagaagaagagctggtttttataggctgactttctctaccacttaaggatcaaaccagcttacagtcaccttcccttcccctccccaaaacagacaccctgtgaggtaggtggggctgagagagctctaagagagctgtgactagcccaaggtcacccagctggctttgtgtgtaggagtggggaataaaacctggttctccagatcagactccaccgttccaaacccccgctcttaaccactacactacgctggctcccaagCAAGCCAGTACATGCTGAAAGAAGGTACTCGGTTCTTGGACCTCCATGTCACTATGGCACCCAGAATAAGTTATGCAAAATCATAGACATTTGCATGATTGGTAGGGATTACAGAACCTAAGCCAGGgggttccccaacgtggtgcctgtgggcaccacagAGCCCACCAACACTTTTTTGGGTGCCCATaacgtgtttttagaaagtgggctgggccaggtagggcttttgcccagcaaggcttttcagtaactactggagatttgattgactgtgcagacttttttttaaatgtagctttggcggcagctgccaccacagcacaagaatctttactgtgttactgaagttaagctgcggcaatcgttttgtggctggctccgtctcctgcagcagccattttgcggcagccattttgttgctgtgcccgcCATGTCATGttggaattccaaatgtgctcgcaggctcaaaaaggccggGGACTCCCTGGGCATACGCAGAGCTCGTTTTGTGTTGCTGCACCCCAACACCGCTCCCCCAGCAAGGGTTATGAGGCCTAGTTTGCTAGAAAGTAGATTCCtgtgaagtgtggtgttggaggagagggttacggataccctggactgccaaaacaacaaatcagtgggttctagatcaaatcaagcctgaactgacccgtagaagctaaaatgactaaactgaggctgtcgtactttgatcGCAATAtgacaagacaagagtcactagaaaagacagtcatgctaggaaaagttgagggcagcaggaaaagaggagggcccaacaagagatggattgatatcaataaaggcagccacagccctcaatttgcaagacctgagcaaggctgtcaaagacagaacattttggaggacattgattcatagggttcccatgagtcagaagtgacttgacggcacttaacacacacagtttgcTACCACGATTTAAAACGGTGGTTCTCTCTGAACAAATAAGGTAAGCCCTTGGCGCAAGGCCCAAATGCAGCGTGAGTCAAAGGCCAAAGAAAGAGCAACTCGGCTGCCTCCTACCTTTGTAACCCGGCCGGCCGATTTTCACAAACTTCTTCACTTCGACTTTCACTTTCTCGGGAGCAGGCTGGGCCGGGGCTTCTTTGGCTTCCTTGGCAGCTCTCCGAGCTCTGGAAaaaagaagggtgtgtgtgggggaaaccagGTTGTGACTGAATGGccccctgggtagggttgccaacctccaggtaatagctggagatctcccactattacaactgatctccggccgatagagatcagctcacctggagaaaatggccgctttgccaattggactctatggcattgaagcccctccccaaaccccgccctccacaggatccaccccaaaaatctccaggtatttcccaaattaCAGCTGGCAACCGAGAGTCTGAATCGTTGTAGAGGACTGTCTACTATACagctgtgtagtggttagtgtcggactaggaactgggagacccaggttcgaatccccatgctgccgtggaagcttgctggatgaccacgGGCCAGTCACGCACCCCCTGCCACTCAGCTGGGCACCTGCCCCATTTagctcaatatttatttatttattcaatttatactcccgccctccccagcgaaAGGCCGGGCTGAGAGCAGCTCGCGTAAAACTCCGGTATACTTTAAAATAGACTTATACATTAGAACAGAATATTGTCTGTGGACTCTCCGAGGGGAAAAAAGTCTTTCCTCCGCACCCatgatccttttaaccagaggTGCCGCAGACcgaatataaaaataataataatttatttatatggTCACTGATCAGCaaaaacaaactaactaacaaacaacagccacaatagataagaaaaccacaacagctactactgctactacaaataatctaaacctaaaaattacaaattacgtgttatgaataaaatttatataaacatcgtataacttggtgtgacccccccccttaatattttgagtaataaagcaTTTCtgctactcttatcctgtcagggtacgacgtattttaatagctgcagcacagaacttggtagtcaagagtgtaaactgtgatttttcatcagttaagagcttcttagccagaaactcatctggttggtcagggcaaAGGGGAGAGAAACCTCCTGCGGACCTCTTGGTAGAACGAGCagcggatcaagacatgttctgaagtttctacatcccctgacccacaagggcaaaggctttctgctatagggaccttcttatatcttccctccaacACCATCCGAAGGTAAGACCTGGCACCCAGCGAGGATGAAAGCTTTCCTATCATTGATAAGTTCTAACTGGGAAAGATGTGCTGCGGGGGAGACTGTGTACCTAGATTTTTCAggtgatggggaaaatggtggtcTCCCAAGATCTGGGACtccctacatcaggggtgtcaaactcaattgttacgagggccgaatataacataaatgtcacttggccggaccgggcctcgccagtccagattgagaatgggaggggcggctgccttggctggcttgtgggccggataagagctctcaaggggttggatctggcccgtgggccttatgtttgacacccctgccctacatcaTGCCAAGCGTTCTGCCTCCTGCTCCTAAGAAGCTCTCCCCCCTCAGATGCTGGGCTGCGGCCTGAGCCCTAACTGTGGAATTTTCTTTGCGCCTGGAGTCGGAGGCGGAACCTCGTCCCAGGTGTAAGATTAGCCTCAAGACACCCAACAAAAGCCTTCGAACGAGAGAACAGACGTGCCACTGTCTGTGGAAAGGTCCGGCGCTCTCCCCTCCGCCCCAAGCCCTCCGAGACGATCTGGGGAGATGGCCTGTTATCAGGcgggggagtcggcgagggggCTGGGAAACTGTTACTCCTGAGATGGAAACAAGGCTGCATCTTGCCAAAGAGACACACCGGCCTCCTTGTAGAGCTGGGGCTGGGtgcgtttatttattttatttattcatttttcgaTTTCTATTCCACTTTCTGTCCGCAgtcaaggccgggctcagggcggctaacatcagcCTAAGACAATGCACAATATGATAAAAGCCACAATGCAATAAACCTTAAgaaatttcaaaaaggatgtggacagaacggagTGGGTGCAAagaagagcaacgaggatgatcaggggcctggagaccaagccctacgaggaatggctgagggagttgggaatgtctagtctggagaagaggaggttgaggtgggacatggggggttaccacactttgtattcccagcgatgtattaagagtttgaaaatgttgtaaaaaacatcgctttaaaagggtttttggataccatggcttataaacggttggaagacgtcttcacagctaaaggggccaaataaagtgcgaacagtattttttataacattttcaaactcttaatacattggtgggaatacaagtgcggtaacccccatgatcgctctctttaagtgttttaagggctgtcacttagaggagggcagggagctgttcctgttggcagcagaggagaggactcgcaataataggttcaaattgcgggaggaaaggtaccggttggatattaggaaaacgttttttacagtaagagttgttcgacagtgggatcGGCTaactagggaggtgttgagctccccctcaattggcggtcttgaagcagaggctggacaagcacttgtcagggatgctctagggcggctgatcctgaattaagcaggggggttggactaggtggcctgtatggccctttccaactctatgattctataagtttTAAAACTGGTTCCCAATCATcaattaaaaatttaaacaagCATCACTCACTGCAAGAGTATAGGGCAACGCCGGGCCTGGAAAAGCAGTCaaaggtggaggggagggaggccagcactgatgacaaACCGTTGGTAAacctctgctgccctcaaccataggcctggcagaatatctccATCTTACTGGCCCTACAGAATTCCTTatggtcctgcagggccctggtctcactggagagaattccaccaggctggggccagggcagaaaaaccCGTGGTCCTagctgaggacagctggatgctcTTTGGCCCAAGGACCACCGGTAGATTGTTATTAACAGAACGTAAAGCTGAGGGGGGgaaccaggagagacggtcccgtTTCTGGGTTTTGAGGCATCCCTTGCTTCTTGTAAGAGTCTTGGTGGGGGGAGCATCTGAAGAGAGCCACTATATAGCCTTCTAGATTTCCACATGAGAACATaacaaaaggccatgctggatcagaccaaggtccatcaagtccagcagtctgttcacacagtggccaaccaggtgcctctaggaagcccacaagcaagatggctgcagaagcattatcctgcccatcaagtccagcagtctgttcaaacagtggccaataaggtgcctctaggaagtacttgaagatggttatcatatcccctctcagtcttctcctcttcaggctaaatatacccagcttctttgacctttcctcctaggacttggtctccaggcatctttgttgccctcctctggaaacgttccagcttctctacatccttcttaaattgcagtgcccaaaactgaacacagtactctagggctgttaccgcacttgtattcccagcgatgtattaagagtttgaaaatgttataaaaaatactgttcgcactttgtttggcccctttagctgtgaagacgtcttccaaccatttaaaagccgtggtatccaaaaacccttttaaagcaatgttttttacaatattttcaaactcttaatacatcgctgggaatacaaagtgtggtaacccccaatgtaAGGTCTAAccaaagtaaagcgataccaaCACTTGACTCCCCGTTCTGTGATCCATCCTGcaagaagaaaggcagaataaacaGGGATCAGGTAATCATGCTCACGGGCTCACAACTTACAAATTGGTTTGGTGCTTTTTCCCCTGGGTATGTGCCAAGTAGCTTCCCTGCAGAAAGAGAAAAGCCGGAGAAAATTAACGGCAGCCCCAAATGGAAGGCGGGGCAGGGAAGGGCCCGGAGGCCCGGAAACAGACTCTCACCTCGTTGTTGTGCAGGGTCAGGCAAAGCTTGCATTCGTAAGAGCCCAAGTGATTTTTCATAAAATAGGGATCCTGGCAGAGAAATCAAAAGAAGAGTTCGCATTAAGTCATCACTCCCTGGCACTTAACAGGTTTCCAAAATGGGGAAGAAATTAATACACTGAAAAACCAGTATTTTTCTTTAAGTTTAATAGAAATATAGACATCAACAATAAACACAGTATACTTTAGAATGTACTGGGATATAAGGTATATTCACACCCAGGGTAGATAAACATGCTTATGTGGATATAATTGAACAATAGATAAGATTTGTgaagcattattgtaatcccccatcccaccctacccccccttttttaaaatgtccactcctttcttgaacacatgaagctgccttgtactgaatcagaccctggttccatcaaagtcagtattgtctactcagaccggcagcggctctccagggtctcgggcagaggtctttcacatcacctactggcctggtcCCTTGCCTCTGGGTTGCTATCAgagaggaaggtggggggagTTCAAATTTGGCCCAAATGCCTGTAACTCAGGGCCCCCCAGAGCAGTACCTGAGGGGGCCATGGCCTCTGCCACCACCTTTCCTGGAGCACgccaagtgtctttagaaaggaggtgaggccaggtgaggcttttgctcagcaaaacATCTGACCGGcacctggagatttgatgggctgaacagatttttaaaaacgtttctttggcagcagctgccaccacaacacaaggatcttgaCTGTGcgactgtggcagccattttggtaagctgcggcagccattttgtggctgtacccactacgccaggggtggggaacgtcaggcccgggggccatttaaggcccgcgaaaccatttggtctggccctttgtgggtcctggcagatctgtagTTCAGAAgcatctaagactggtgatcctcccccctcccgcggacaggaatagcctctattcaagccGGATgtatgttttgctgagaaaaggcaccctttcccccccttgcagaagagtctttagctatggagctgctaggaccgccgaagaaactgtgttaaccctttcccaccaggccaTGGATAAATGTAttcccggttggatgcctgcctgcttgcccatgccaggGGAGGGGTGTCATCTgcggcagctgcctgcttggggcttggttggctaatttttaagttgataattttgtatggcccgcgaatgatgttataaatatccaaatggcccctggcagaaaaaaggttccccacccctgcactacgctgtgccagaattccaatgGTGTCCACCGGCTCAAAGAGCTGATTCTTCAAACATATCAAAAAAGAACTATTGCTCTGGTATTCCTCAGTCGTTTCAGCTGATACTGTTTGTTGGATTTCTACAAATGCCTTTCACTAATTATTTGACACGTACATTCTAGGTTGAGTTTACTGTTCTGTGATGCTAAAGGATCAATCTCTATGCAAGCAAAGTAAAAACGCAAAAAACAGACATGGAGAGTTCAGAACTAGCTTTTTCTCCTCCTATAGGATCAGCATGATTCTTACATAACCATTGAGTAATGTTGTTTTATTGTAAGTGCTTTATTTGTCACCCTGAATGTGCCAATGAGAGTCTAGAAAATAAGATATAAGTAAATTAagtatttaaaaatgtacacATTAAATGTAAGAAATAAAGGCCTGGTCTTCAATCCAGTGTTTATGACATTCCGTCAGCTACAAGTGATCCTTCCTGTCTTCCACACCATACAAGAAACCCACCTTGTTGATATCGATCGTTTCCAACGCCAGCTGCCTTAGCCTCTCTCTGCGGTCTCGGTTGCTCTCTGATGCCGAGGCAACGCCTCCGCTTCCCGTTTTACCTCCCGGACGGTGTTGAAAATCCATGGCTGATGCTTTTGTGTTTCACAGAGAAAAGACTGAGTAGGGAGAAAAAGAGTAACCTTTAAGCCATCTAGCTCAGGTAAAGTTGGTTTTAAATGATGAATATGAGAAcagtcctgctgggtcagactatTGAGTTTATCTCGTCCTGCATCttgttccacacagtggccaactaactACCTCAGCATCAAGTTGCCTCTTAGCTCTGGTATTCAGATGTTTaatgcctctggatgtggaggttcccttcagtcatcaTTACAGGTTACTCCAAGGTTCGTTATCATTAACACATTGGGAAGCCTACATTGCAGCGCAGAGGTTACAGGATTAGGCTGTGAGAGATCCACATTCAAACACCCACTCCAGCTTGAAATTCTCTGGGTGGCTGTGGGCCagatgatctctctctctctctcagccacctcacagggttgtgacaTAGATAAGACAAAGAACGCTGCCCTCAGATACTTGAAGGAAAAATGAGACATCAACCTAAAGCAGATAGCCTGTCAAGAGTCTGTCACCTGGTTGCCTTTAGGGAactttgtttatttaattattttcattACTCATTCATccttctcactgggactcaagtaTGACAACTGCCTCTGGGAGACCAGGCTGCCAGTAATGTAGCGGAGTTTGGCCTCCCTTAACTCACAGTCTTCACTTTTGTGGGCATGCACAGGTTGGCAGTAcaggtaccaacctccaggtaggacctggagaccTTCTGGGAATTACACCTGGCCACCAGCCCAAAGAGAAGTCCCTGTCTCTCCCCACGTCTTTATTTAGGTTGACTACTAGGTGGGCGGAATATCTGCTCTTTGATTATTTCTCATTGGTCCTGCGTACTAGATACACCACGAGGAGCATCATTTTATGCATTTATGTAGCGATTTTATCAATGGCTGATATTTACGGGGCTTATTTATATTGATAAACAAATGGTTATAATGCATTTTATTGAATTTAATGTGTGGACTCTGCTGTAAGGCGCTCTGACCTTTTGTCGGGGAGAGCGATAGATaagaaaacaataaataaatggctgcaccccgcccaaatctccaggaacgtcCCAGGCTGGAGGTGGCAACTCGAGCTGGCAGGCGGGGAGAAGGGAATATCCTTAATGAGGACTAGCAGACTGGATAAGAATATTGCAAAGGGATAGAGGGGCGCGCTCCCCCCAGccagagccccctccccaccaaagttGTTCCTTCCCCCAGCCAAAGCCCCCCTCCTCAgacaaagccccctccccagccagagccccctccccaccaaagttGTTCCTTCCCCCAGCCAAAGCCCCCCTCCTCAgacaaagccccctccccagccagagccccccctccccaaccaaagttgttccttcctcctccccagcccCCACAACCAAAGATGGTCCTTCCCCCAGCCAAAGCCCCCCTCCTCAGACAAAGACCCCTCCCAAACCAAAGtcgttccttccccctccccagcttccccTCCCGAACCAAAGTTGTTCCTTCCCCCAGCCAAAGCCCCCCTCCTCAgacaaagccccctccccagccagagcccctcccccaccaaagtCGTTCCTTCCCCcagccagagcccccccccccctcacctgccTCTCCCGCCTCTTTCCGCTTCCAACAGCGGCACG
This Euleptes europaea isolate rEulEur1 chromosome 2, rEulEur1.hap1, whole genome shotgun sequence DNA region includes the following protein-coding sequences:
- the SF3A2 gene encoding splicing factor 3A subunit 2 — its product is MDFQHRPGGKTGSGGVASASESNRDRRERLRQLALETIDINKDPYFMKNHLGSYECKLCLTLHNNEGSYLAHTQGKKHQTNLARRAAKEAKEAPAQPAPEKVKVEVKKFVKIGRPGYKVTKQRDPETCQQSLLFQIDYPEIAESIMPRHRFMSAYEQRIEPPDRRWQYLLMAAEPYETIAFKVPSREIDKAESKFWTHWNRETKQFFLQFHFKMEKPPTPQTIPAGPATVKRPPPPPLMNGLPPRPPLPDSIPPPPPGGMAMPPMPPPTGPVPLPPGPPQLPPAPGVPPPAPMPPMLRPPLPTDGPGSIPPPPPTN